Proteins encoded within one genomic window of Phototrophicus methaneseepsis:
- a CDS encoding PspC domain-containing protein: MIRRFSNRLFGGVCSGLAAMTPFSPAVWRWLFVILTLLTSGAAAVAYLLLWWLLPLENPLHPERRNSAGIIAVLLAIAVIAGWFARSLLAEAFGIDIYWYLAFILLALAFLYKQFTASDMRRSIILGLVALAVPVIALLTQLDTLPIGLTDLILRAWPVVLVIVGLLLLLRPRVPQGGIIALAVSGVLVAGIAAFAFSSRVDEQRTENTVTLAEDVSEGISTIQVDITTLDTDVQVVGRTDNEPTVEAAFVGTTASTVTVSYLEENNIGTFTINETQANAFPQLNEVGRSELQIMLPADVAIAVTLIGEDGTVNFDAATLNLERLKMTLQQGDAIVTLPEYQPRSPSVVEDPGELRVNNGELRVRVPAAVGGRFVLNQASNRQPSLGQDYDDLIYALELRVNEWVLIARNYDDSAIQVTYNIFVPNGRMRLDVVDDPTQPSTE, translated from the coding sequence ATGATACGGCGTTTTTCCAATCGATTATTTGGTGGCGTGTGCAGCGGGCTCGCGGCCATGACACCATTCAGCCCAGCAGTATGGCGCTGGCTGTTCGTCATCTTGACGTTGCTAACGTCTGGCGCAGCCGCAGTAGCCTATCTCTTGCTGTGGTGGCTGCTCCCTCTGGAAAATCCACTCCATCCAGAACGGCGCAATTCAGCGGGTATCATCGCCGTTCTGCTGGCGATTGCCGTCATTGCCGGCTGGTTTGCTCGTAGCTTACTGGCAGAGGCATTTGGCATTGATATTTACTGGTATCTCGCCTTTATCCTGCTCGCCCTGGCCTTTTTGTATAAACAATTCACCGCAAGCGATATGCGCCGCAGCATTATCCTGGGGTTGGTGGCTCTTGCGGTACCCGTTATCGCCCTGCTGACGCAACTGGATACCCTACCTATTGGCCTGACAGACCTCATCCTGCGTGCATGGCCTGTTGTTCTGGTCATCGTGGGCTTACTCTTGCTGCTGCGCCCCAGGGTGCCACAGGGTGGGATTATCGCGTTGGCGGTTAGCGGCGTGCTAGTCGCGGGGATAGCAGCCTTTGCTTTTTCTAGCCGGGTGGATGAACAGCGCACAGAAAATACAGTCACGCTGGCAGAAGATGTCTCAGAAGGTATCAGCACCATACAGGTCGATATCACAACCCTTGATACCGATGTTCAGGTCGTGGGCCGCACAGATAACGAGCCAACGGTTGAAGCAGCCTTTGTAGGCACGACCGCCAGCACGGTCACGGTTAGCTACCTGGAAGAAAACAACATCGGCACTTTCACCATCAACGAAACCCAGGCCAATGCCTTCCCACAATTAAATGAAGTTGGGCGCAGTGAGTTACAGATTATGCTCCCGGCAGATGTCGCCATCGCCGTCACGCTCATTGGTGAAGATGGCACTGTGAATTTCGACGCGGCCACGCTCAACCTGGAACGCCTGAAGATGACCCTGCAACAGGGCGACGCCATCGTCACCCTGCCAGAGTATCAACCGCGATCACCTTCTGTAGTAGAAGACCCCGGCGAACTGCGCGTTAACAATGGCGAACTGCGCGTACGCGTCCCTGCGGCCGTCGGCGGGCGCTTCGTCCTCAACCAAGCCAGCAATCGCCAACCGTCCCTGGGGCAGGATTACGATGATTTAATCTATGCGCTGGAACTGCGTGTCAATGAATGGGTGCTCATCGCCCGCAATTATGATGATTCGGCCATCCAGGTGACTTATAACATCTTCGTCCCCAATGGCCGTATGCGCCTAGATGTTGTGGATGACCCTACGCAGCCCTCTACGGAGTAA
- a CDS encoding FHA domain-containing protein gives MAVADDDNKVGNDASSHEDAIVTSQDLESKKKQTEYLNLPQDNEPMQERPPGPGTSYLTDNWRLRFIMGNEIKVVPIQDTIVIGRVLDNETSIGFDLTPYGAYHYGVSRKHAVLTLFDGSLYLEDLGSTNGTRINGFQLTPRQKYRLRDADELEFARLRTIIRFEKPKTS, from the coding sequence ATGGCAGTGGCCGATGACGACAACAAGGTCGGCAACGATGCATCGTCGCATGAAGATGCCATCGTCACCAGTCAAGACCTTGAAAGTAAGAAAAAACAAACAGAATATCTCAATCTGCCGCAAGATAATGAGCCCATGCAGGAGCGCCCCCCAGGCCCTGGCACCAGCTATCTGACGGATAACTGGCGGTTGCGCTTCATTATGGGGAATGAGATCAAAGTCGTTCCAATCCAGGATACGATTGTAATTGGCCGTGTACTGGATAATGAAACGAGCATTGGCTTTGATCTGACGCCTTATGGTGCTTATCATTATGGCGTCTCTCGTAAGCATGCTGTGCTCACGCTCTTCGACGGGTCACTTTATCTGGAAGATTTGGGCAGTACCAACGGCACACGGATCAATGGGTTCCAACTGACGCCGCGCCAAAAATATCGTCTGCGTGATGCGGATGAGTTGGAGTTTGCCCGGCTGCGGACGATCATCCGCTTCGAAAAGCCAAAAACGAGCTGA
- a CDS encoding lysylphosphatidylglycerol synthase transmembrane domain-containing protein — MSNVTAQKRAATSSRQRIAIGLGLLVSVVFLYLAFRELQPEAFLDRLSEVNLLWLLIGAATYSLAVAVIALRWQFLLRAVKLVPLWPLSQIVAIGYMGNNVYPLRAGEALRVYLLKRNHDVPIAQAATTAVVERAFDGLVMLSFIIIGLLASGIASPEIETVVSFAAPIFLLAMLVFFILAAQPNLLRRVVGLVARILPESLANLVHSLTDGVIAGLEGLRSPLYLAGTVICSFITWGIEAVVYWMVMAAFGLELGYPVALLVVGTVNLAGLIPASPGQVGVYEFFASTVLMAAGVPQETALAYAIVVHVVIWLPVTVVGFLFLARMGLGINAVQQARTTEVPQSVVDPGD, encoded by the coding sequence ATGAGTAACGTCACCGCGCAGAAACGCGCCGCTACATCTTCACGACAGCGTATTGCCATTGGCCTTGGCCTCCTGGTTAGTGTGGTTTTCCTGTATTTGGCATTCCGGGAATTACAGCCAGAGGCTTTCCTGGATAGATTAAGCGAAGTGAATCTGCTCTGGTTGCTGATTGGCGCAGCAACGTATAGCCTCGCTGTGGCGGTGATTGCGCTGCGCTGGCAATTTTTGCTGCGGGCCGTCAAGCTGGTGCCACTCTGGCCGCTCAGCCAGATTGTGGCGATTGGCTATATGGGCAATAACGTTTATCCGCTGAGGGCGGGTGAGGCGTTGCGCGTCTACCTGCTTAAGCGCAACCATGATGTGCCTATTGCCCAGGCCGCAACCACAGCCGTTGTCGAACGCGCTTTTGATGGCCTTGTGATGCTGAGTTTTATCATCATCGGGTTGTTGGCTTCTGGCATTGCATCGCCGGAAATTGAGACGGTCGTCTCTTTTGCCGCGCCGATTTTCTTATTGGCAATGCTTGTCTTCTTTATATTAGCTGCTCAGCCGAACTTACTTCGCCGTGTTGTCGGGCTTGTGGCGCGCATCCTGCCGGAATCGCTGGCAAATCTTGTGCATTCCCTGACCGACGGCGTGATTGCGGGCCTGGAAGGCCTGCGCAGTCCCTTGTACCTGGCTGGGACAGTCATTTGCTCGTTTATTACCTGGGGCATTGAAGCCGTTGTCTATTGGATGGTCATGGCTGCTTTTGGCCTGGAGTTAGGCTATCCTGTGGCCCTGCTCGTCGTGGGGACGGTCAATTTGGCCGGGTTGATCCCGGCGTCGCCAGGGCAGGTTGGCGTATATGAGTTCTTCGCCAGTACCGTATTGATGGCCGCAGGTGTGCCACAGGAAACAGCTCTGGCTTACGCGATTGTGGTGCATGTTGTGATCTGGCTGCCTGTGACCGTGGTCGGTTTCTTGTTCCTGGCGCGGATGGGCCTGGGAATCAATGCTGTGCAGCAGGCACGCACAACGGAAGTTCCCCAATCCGTGGTCGATCCCGGCGATTAA
- a CDS encoding NAD(P)/FAD-dependent oxidoreductase — protein MANEKQQHIGIIGAGVAGMAAAWDLTRAGYQVTLYEAGDRVGGLASGFKDESWDWSLEKFYHHWFTGDSDMLGLIDEIGHSDKLLFPRPKTSYWIDGKPVRSEINASAIFLPISLWGTFRMGLGGVYLKLTQNWRALEKVTADAWMRRYMGPEGYEKFFKPLLIGKFSEDYDKVNMAWMWARVKARSTKLGNFKGGFQHFLDLLGEAIQSKGAVIELGVPVERISQKEGKPIITVNGEDHVFDAVISTVSPRLMMRLTEGLAETPYGQQMQSLRSIGGLVVVAALKHQLLTDGTYWLNLPATSPDRSKNQFPYLALVEHTNYMDSANYGGDHIIYMGDYVAPDHEYFSMSEEVLADRFLSSLKQVNPNFDKSWVRKTWVFRAPYAQPVPGLNHSQNIPDLKTPLPGVYWASMSQVYPWDRGTNYAVELGRRTARIIMGQETSVKAVKD, from the coding sequence ATGGCAAACGAAAAACAGCAGCATATCGGCATTATTGGTGCAGGTGTGGCCGGCATGGCCGCCGCATGGGACCTGACGCGTGCAGGGTATCAGGTGACCTTATATGAAGCAGGCGACCGCGTCGGAGGGCTGGCATCTGGCTTTAAGGATGAAAGCTGGGATTGGTCACTGGAAAAGTTCTATCATCACTGGTTCACGGGCGACAGCGATATGCTCGGCCTGATCGATGAAATCGGCCACAGCGATAAGTTGCTCTTCCCGCGCCCCAAGACCAGTTACTGGATTGATGGCAAACCTGTCCGCAGCGAAATTAACGCTTCGGCGATCTTCCTGCCTATCTCCCTGTGGGGGACGTTCCGCATGGGCTTAGGCGGCGTCTATCTCAAGCTGACGCAGAACTGGCGCGCCCTTGAAAAAGTCACTGCCGATGCATGGATGCGCCGCTACATGGGGCCAGAAGGCTACGAGAAGTTCTTTAAGCCGCTGCTAATTGGCAAGTTCAGCGAAGACTACGATAAGGTCAATATGGCCTGGATGTGGGCTCGCGTCAAAGCACGCTCGACAAAGTTGGGCAACTTTAAAGGTGGCTTCCAGCATTTTCTGGATTTATTGGGTGAAGCCATCCAATCCAAAGGCGCTGTCATTGAACTGGGCGTCCCTGTGGAGCGCATCAGCCAAAAAGAGGGTAAGCCTATCATCACAGTTAACGGCGAAGACCATGTCTTTGATGCCGTCATCAGCACTGTATCGCCACGTCTCATGATGCGCCTGACGGAAGGCCTTGCAGAAACGCCTTACGGTCAGCAGATGCAGTCCTTGCGCAGCATTGGCGGCTTGGTGGTGGTGGCTGCGCTCAAACATCAACTGCTCACCGATGGTACCTACTGGCTGAACCTGCCAGCGACCAGCCCGGATCGTAGCAAAAACCAGTTCCCCTATCTGGCACTGGTGGAGCATACCAACTATATGGATTCAGCCAATTATGGTGGCGACCACATCATCTATATGGGGGATTACGTCGCTCCCGACCATGAATACTTCTCTATGAGTGAAGAAGTCCTGGCAGATCGCTTTTTAAGTTCGCTCAAGCAGGTGAACCCCAACTTCGACAAAAGCTGGGTGCGCAAGACCTGGGTTTTCCGCGCGCCTTATGCCCAGCCAGTACCGGGGCTGAACCACAGCCAGAACATCCCGGACCTGAAGACACCGCTGCCCGGCGTCTATTGGGCCAGCATGTCACAGGTCTATCCATGGGACCGTGGCACCAATTACGCCGTTGAATTGGGCCGCCGTACAGCCCGCATCATCATGGGCCAGGAGACAAGCGTCAAAGCTGTTAAGGACTGA
- a CDS encoding alpha/beta fold hydrolase produces MPDYTTTPSALTEYTIDRPGCTVHYWLGGEADRPLVVMMHGATMDHRMFNAQVTALLPEYRVLVWDARAHGKSLPNTADISLESFVQDMLAILDELGVAQVILMGQSLGGYIAQQLYKIAPQRVQAMIIIGSTPIAKAYSKLEIWTLKATLPLFNVWPHGHFTKVVANNTTIKEDVRAYALQAVQHIPREDFLRIWKAVTLAIDSQGKPDFHITVPLLLVHGDQDKTGTIKRDMPIWPRIHPQAEYHVIPDAGHNANQDNPTVMNDLLLAFLHAHMA; encoded by the coding sequence ATGCCAGATTATACAACAACACCTTCAGCCCTGACTGAATACACGATCGACAGACCGGGCTGTACGGTGCATTACTGGCTCGGTGGGGAGGCAGATCGCCCGCTGGTGGTCATGATGCACGGGGCGACGATGGATCATCGCATGTTTAACGCCCAGGTCACAGCATTGCTGCCGGAATATCGCGTGCTAGTGTGGGATGCGCGCGCACACGGCAAATCGCTGCCCAATACCGCCGATATTTCTCTGGAATCCTTTGTACAGGATATGCTCGCTATACTGGACGAACTGGGTGTCGCACAGGTCATCCTGATGGGGCAGTCATTAGGTGGTTATATCGCACAGCAACTTTACAAGATCGCGCCGCAGCGCGTCCAGGCGATGATCATTATTGGTTCAACGCCCATCGCCAAAGCCTATAGCAAGCTGGAAATCTGGACGCTCAAGGCGACCTTGCCGCTGTTCAATGTTTGGCCGCATGGGCACTTCACAAAAGTGGTCGCGAACAATACCACCATCAAAGAGGATGTCCGCGCCTATGCCTTGCAAGCCGTGCAGCACATTCCCCGCGAGGATTTCCTGCGTATTTGGAAGGCGGTCACGCTGGCAATTGATAGCCAGGGCAAGCCGGATTTCCACATTACAGTGCCCTTGCTGTTGGTGCATGGCGATCAGGACAAAACGGGTACCATTAAGCGCGATATGCCGATCTGGCCCCGGATTCACCCGCAAGCAGAATATCATGTCATCCCCGATGCGGGCCACAACGCCAATCAGGATAATCCAACCGTCATGAATGATCTGCTTCTGGCATTTCTACACGCCCATATGGCTTAG
- a CDS encoding DUF4272 domain-containing protein, with protein sequence MPENFLLYVATDEIVPLQELFELTGNDEIQPHTDGARISGYTVTWEDVTVKLMVLPNDVFKINRRNMVQFMGMLVNDRNDKRARKAMRRAEGMALAYEVTVTPGWDEEEKAEQILNGVMAYYDYAFIFANDAFYNENGNRIVGTESSENRFFPRAEQTETYSKEAIARKKQSLKRLAKEGVPYIEHLPPIADADQTTLRPVEDAVKRALALILIADRAKGGSVTHYQEQVQQYGLADAITPDEKRFALEVDPDDYLFDMYDVRYESAWALFWALGYVESLGRPDHYADKDALKQFMEQGTAALIQNAKMRDISTILDETDLIYRYHWAIVDAELYNTARPEGLLVDVVEERHRALNWLIGYQDQDWDAVTTDT encoded by the coding sequence ATGCCTGAGAATTTTCTGCTATACGTGGCAACTGATGAAATCGTGCCACTGCAAGAACTCTTTGAATTGACTGGTAACGATGAGATTCAGCCGCATACAGATGGTGCGCGCATCAGCGGCTATACAGTTACCTGGGAAGATGTCACCGTCAAGCTGATGGTGCTGCCCAACGATGTGTTCAAGATCAATCGCCGGAATATGGTGCAGTTCATGGGGATGCTGGTCAATGATCGCAATGATAAGCGGGCGCGTAAGGCCATGCGCCGTGCGGAAGGCATGGCCCTGGCCTATGAAGTGACCGTCACGCCGGGATGGGACGAGGAAGAAAAAGCAGAGCAGATCCTCAACGGTGTGATGGCTTATTACGATTATGCCTTTATCTTCGCCAATGATGCCTTCTATAACGAGAATGGCAATCGCATCGTGGGCACGGAAAGCAGTGAAAATCGCTTTTTCCCCCGTGCTGAACAAACAGAGACGTATTCTAAGGAAGCGATTGCTCGCAAGAAGCAAAGCCTTAAGCGCTTGGCTAAAGAAGGCGTTCCTTATATCGAGCACCTGCCACCCATTGCCGATGCCGATCAGACGACGCTGCGCCCGGTAGAGGATGCCGTTAAGCGGGCATTAGCGCTGATTTTGATTGCAGATCGTGCGAAAGGCGGCAGTGTCACGCATTATCAGGAGCAGGTGCAGCAGTACGGCCTTGCTGATGCGATTACGCCGGATGAGAAGCGCTTCGCCCTGGAAGTTGACCCTGACGATTATCTATTTGATATGTATGATGTGCGTTATGAATCTGCCTGGGCCTTATTCTGGGCGCTCGGTTATGTTGAGTCGTTAGGCCGCCCAGATCACTATGCGGATAAAGACGCGCTGAAGCAGTTTATGGAGCAGGGTACAGCAGCACTCATCCAGAATGCGAAGATGCGCGACATCAGTACCATACTCGATGAGACGGATTTGATTTATCGTTATCATTGGGCCATTGTGGACGCGGAATTGTACAACACAGCACGGCCAGAGGGCTTGCTTGTCGATGTCGTGGAAGAACGTCACCGGGCGCTAAACTGGCTCATTGGCTACCAGGACCAGGATTGGGATGCCGTAACGACGGATACGTGA
- a CDS encoding UDP-glucose dehydrogenase family protein, translating to MKNICVIGSGYVGLVTGTCFSDLGNKVVTVDIDESKIAKLNQGVMPIYEPGLEELVERNVKAGRLSFTTSYEEGLKDAEFVFICVGTPSAVDGEADLKYVRSAAETIAQQMDHPLVIINKSTVPVGTGDWVADIVSRMQPEPIDFAVVSCPEFLREGSAITDFMNPDRNVFGSTDQEAAEKVAGLYSALGAPAVITDIRTAEMIKYASNAFLATRISFINEISIICERLGADVTEVARGMGLDKRIGPHFLQAGVGYGGSCFPKDVKALANMALTHGMHPQLLNAVMDINDFQRKQIATKVRELLGGSLDNKTIGVLGIAFKANTDDIREAPALTVIRNLANQGANVKAYDPVAMENAEREIRNVTLVDDAYAVAEGADALILLTDWNEFKNLDMKRVKESMNEPLLVDGRNLYNPDDMRKFGFVYRGVGRGYNGEGVPNGHSDEAMAPVAGD from the coding sequence ATGAAGAATATCTGTGTGATTGGTTCAGGCTACGTTGGGCTGGTGACGGGAACCTGCTTCTCCGATCTGGGCAATAAAGTGGTCACGGTAGACATCGATGAGAGCAAGATTGCCAAGCTCAACCAGGGCGTGATGCCGATCTATGAACCCGGCCTGGAGGAATTGGTCGAGCGTAACGTGAAGGCTGGCCGCCTGAGCTTTACTACTTCCTACGAAGAAGGTTTGAAAGATGCGGAATTTGTCTTCATTTGTGTGGGCACCCCTTCCGCAGTGGATGGCGAGGCCGACCTCAAGTACGTTCGTTCCGCCGCAGAAACGATTGCTCAGCAGATGGATCACCCGTTGGTCATCATCAACAAATCGACTGTGCCTGTAGGTACTGGCGACTGGGTAGCGGATATTGTCTCCCGCATGCAGCCGGAGCCGATTGATTTCGCCGTTGTGAGCTGCCCTGAATTCCTGCGTGAAGGCTCTGCAATTACCGACTTCATGAACCCGGACCGCAACGTCTTTGGTTCCACCGACCAGGAAGCCGCTGAAAAAGTCGCTGGCCTCTATTCCGCACTGGGTGCCCCGGCTGTCATCACCGACATCCGCACCGCTGAGATGATCAAGTACGCTTCCAACGCCTTCCTGGCGACACGCATCAGCTTCATCAATGAAATCAGCATCATCTGCGAACGCTTGGGCGCGGACGTTACGGAAGTGGCTCGCGGTATGGGCCTGGACAAGCGTATTGGCCCGCACTTCTTGCAGGCTGGCGTGGGCTATGGTGGCTCCTGCTTCCCCAAAGATGTGAAGGCCCTCGCCAATATGGCGCTCACTCATGGGATGCACCCGCAGCTTTTGAATGCTGTGATGGACATCAACGACTTCCAGCGTAAGCAGATTGCGACCAAGGTGCGCGAATTGCTCGGTGGTTCACTGGATAACAAGACCATTGGCGTGCTGGGTATCGCATTCAAGGCGAACACGGACGACATCCGCGAGGCACCTGCCCTGACCGTCATCCGCAACCTGGCTAACCAGGGCGCGAATGTGAAGGCTTATGATCCGGTAGCGATGGAAAATGCGGAACGTGAAATCCGCAATGTGACCCTTGTTGACGATGCCTATGCTGTTGCAGAGGGTGCTGATGCGCTCATCCTGCTGACGGACTGGAACGAGTTCAAGAACCTGGACATGAAGCGCGTCAAAGAGAGCATGAACGAACCGCTCTTGGTCGATGGTCGTAACCTCTACAACCCGGATGATATGCGTAAGTTCGGCTTTGTATATCGTGGCGTTGGCCGTGGTTACAATGGCGAAGGCGTGCCGAATGGGCACAGTGACGAAGCCATGGCACCTGTCGCAGGCGACTAG
- a CDS encoding M16 family metallopeptidase, with amino-acid sequence MIELASAHPTTVHTLPNGLTVILREVHSAPVISWWVAYKIGSRNERTGQTGISHWLEHMMFKGTPRYQQGELDRLIDRAGGQWNAFTSMDHTMYYETMPSDRIELALDAEADRMMNALFEPEEVESERTVVISERRDNENSPTFWLNEELRAAAFRVHGYHHAIIGDMTDLYSMTRDDLIAHYGAHYRPSNAVAVAVGDFETAEMLAKIEQYYSDLPADPAPTLFTRPEPEQQGERRVVVERPGHTAFVRVAYRTPPATDPDWFALTMLDSVLTGPDGNIDNKTSRLYRRLVTTGIAAGISGSLEETIDPYLYNIGATVSDGRTLEETEALILEEIQRVQADGITLAELEKAKKQARASFAYAAERITNQAYWLAQSAMFGDLHWFDTFIERMNAVTLENVQDAAQRYLTSRTRVVGWLVPTGMEDEA; translated from the coding sequence ATGATTGAACTTGCTAGCGCACACCCCACGACGGTCCATACCCTGCCGAATGGGCTGACCGTCATTCTGCGCGAAGTCCACAGCGCGCCGGTGATTAGCTGGTGGGTGGCTTATAAAATTGGCAGCCGCAACGAGCGCACCGGGCAAACAGGCATTTCCCACTGGTTAGAGCACATGATGTTTAAGGGGACACCTCGCTATCAACAGGGCGAGTTGGACCGCTTGATCGACCGTGCAGGCGGCCAATGGAATGCGTTTACGTCCATGGACCACACCATGTATTATGAGACCATGCCGTCTGACCGGATTGAGTTGGCGCTTGATGCAGAAGCAGACCGCATGATGAACGCGCTCTTTGAACCGGAAGAAGTGGAATCTGAGCGTACAGTAGTCATCAGTGAGCGGCGTGATAACGAAAACAGCCCCACATTCTGGCTTAATGAAGAATTACGTGCGGCGGCTTTCAGGGTGCATGGTTATCATCACGCCATCATTGGCGATATGACAGATCTCTACAGCATGACGCGCGATGATCTCATCGCCCACTATGGGGCTCATTATCGGCCATCGAACGCGGTTGCTGTCGCTGTGGGGGATTTTGAAACAGCAGAAATGCTCGCCAAAATCGAACAATATTACAGCGACTTGCCCGCTGACCCGGCCCCAACCTTGTTTACACGGCCAGAGCCAGAACAACAGGGCGAACGTCGTGTCGTTGTTGAGCGGCCAGGACATACGGCTTTTGTACGTGTTGCGTATCGGACGCCACCCGCTACAGACCCGGATTGGTTTGCACTGACGATGCTGGATAGTGTGCTCACAGGGCCGGATGGCAATATTGATAATAAGACCAGCCGACTGTATCGTCGTCTGGTGACAACCGGGATTGCTGCGGGGATTTCTGGCAGCCTCGAAGAGACGATTGACCCCTATCTTTACAACATTGGCGCGACAGTCAGCGATGGTCGTACGCTTGAAGAAACCGAAGCCCTCATTCTGGAGGAGATTCAGCGTGTGCAGGCAGATGGCATTACGCTTGCTGAGCTAGAAAAAGCCAAGAAGCAAGCGCGGGCATCTTTTGCTTATGCCGCTGAGCGGATCACCAATCAGGCGTACTGGTTGGCACAATCCGCTATGTTTGGCGACCTCCACTGGTTTGATACCTTCATCGAGCGCATGAATGCCGTCACGCTGGAGAATGTGCAGGATGCTGCCCAACGCTATCTCACATCGCGGACGCGTGTCGTGGGCTGGCTTGTGCCAACAGGGATGGAGGACGAAGCATGA
- a CDS encoding M16 family metallopeptidase, whose product MTTMTHSLPNSQNVTRVVLSNGIVVLVHTLTHVQSVVIAGSVRAGALFESPAQNGLASMTAAALMRGTQNRDFDAIYSAMEDIGADLSFGAGRHQVGFGGKSLAEDMPVLIDLLSDALRAPTFPADQVDNLRAQRITELRYSQQDNRFRATKAFREALYPETHPYHFSSYGTIETLPTLTAPDLAAFHARHYGPQGMLIAVVGNVTPDEAIALIERHLGGWENPQQPPKPILPELALPSQTQHIKVTLPGKTQSAIVMGTVGPSTFDTDYRPALLANSILGEFGMMGRLGLIIREELGLAYYAYSRLDGGMGPGAWAIEAGVAPENVELTIETAREEVQRLLDELVTEEDLADNLSYFTGRLPLRMESASGIANQLIGLERYNLGLDFLVNYHEVMYRFTREDVQAAVRHYLNPAQFVIAVAGP is encoded by the coding sequence ATGACGACGATGACGCACAGCCTCCCCAACAGCCAGAACGTCACACGGGTGGTGCTATCCAACGGTATTGTGGTGCTGGTACATACTCTGACGCATGTGCAATCGGTTGTGATTGCTGGCAGCGTCCGCGCTGGCGCCCTCTTCGAAAGTCCGGCCCAGAATGGGCTGGCTTCTATGACTGCCGCTGCGCTCATGCGTGGCACACAGAACCGTGATTTTGATGCGATTTACAGCGCAATGGAAGATATTGGCGCGGATTTAAGCTTTGGTGCAGGGCGGCATCAGGTGGGCTTTGGCGGTAAATCCCTTGCTGAAGATATGCCTGTCTTGATTGATCTCCTCAGCGATGCCTTGCGCGCCCCCACCTTCCCAGCGGATCAGGTAGATAATCTGCGGGCACAGCGCATCACGGAACTGCGATATAGCCAGCAGGATAACCGCTTCAGGGCGACCAAGGCTTTCCGTGAGGCCCTTTATCCTGAAACGCACCCTTATCACTTTAGCAGCTATGGCACGATCGAGACGCTGCCCACGCTCACGGCGCCGGATTTAGCCGCTTTCCATGCTCGCCATTATGGCCCACAGGGCATGTTGATTGCTGTTGTCGGCAATGTGACACCGGATGAAGCGATCGCTTTGATTGAACGTCACCTTGGCGGTTGGGAGAATCCTCAGCAACCGCCTAAGCCGATCTTGCCAGAACTCGCTCTCCCTTCGCAGACGCAGCACATCAAAGTCACGCTCCCAGGTAAAACACAGTCTGCTATTGTGATGGGCACCGTGGGGCCTTCAACCTTTGACACCGATTATCGTCCTGCGCTGCTGGCAAACAGCATCCTGGGTGAGTTTGGCATGATGGGGCGGCTTGGCCTCATTATCCGCGAAGAGTTGGGCCTCGCTTATTATGCTTACAGCCGCCTGGATGGCGGTATGGGTCCGGGGGCCTGGGCGATTGAGGCAGGTGTCGCGCCGGAAAATGTCGAGCTAACTATTGAAACAGCTCGCGAAGAAGTGCAGCGGTTGCTGGACGAGCTGGTGACAGAAGAGGATTTAGCAGATAACCTGTCTTACTTCACAGGGCGTTTGCCCCTGCGGATGGAAAGCGCTAGCGGTATCGCAAACCAGCTCATCGGCCTGGAGCGCTACAATCTGGGCCTCGATTTTCTCGTGAATTACCATGAAGTGATGTATCGCTTTACACGAGAAGATGTTCAGGCCGCCGTACGCCATTACCTCAATCCCGCCCAATTTGTGATCGCGGTCGCCGGGCCGTAA